GTGCTGCAGCGTTTGGTTGCGAACGGGATGGTTGCTACGGAGGCGTCGGCAAGCACCCTGCTCCAAGACATGGGTGTGTTTGAGATGGGCGGCGCGGTGACCGTGGGGCTCGCGCCGTTCAACACCCAGGCGGACATTGTGCAGCTGACGCGCACGGTGGCCAGCCTGGCGTAGGCGGGGCCAGGCCGATGGCCCCGGCCCGGGACTAAACCTCCGCGACCTCGAGGACGAGCTTGCCGGTGTTGTCGCCGGAATCCATGCGCTCGTGGGCTTTTGCGGCGTCGGCAAGCGGGAACGTGCCCGTGATGGTGGGCTTGACCTGGCCAGATTCAATGAGCGGCCAGACGTGCTCCACGGTGGAGGCGACGATGTCCGCCTTCATCGGGCGCGGGCGGGCGCGCAGCGTGGTGGCGTGGAGGGACTGGCGGCGCGGCATCATGCGGCCCAGGCTAATTTCGCCCTTCGGGCCGCCCTGCAGCGCGATGACCACGATCTGCCCGTCCAGCGCGAGCGCCTTCACGTTTGGCTCCAGGTACGGCCCGCCGACCACGTCCAGGATCACGTCCGCCCAGCCCTTGAGCTCCTCGGCGAACTCCTGCTCCTTGTAGTTGATGGTGATGTCCGCGCCAAGTTCCTTGCAGTACTCCAGCTTCTCCGCGCTTCCGGCGGTGGTGGCAACCTCGCAGCCCAGCGCCTTACACAGCTGGATGGCGAAGGAGCCGATGCCACCGGAGCCGCCGTGGATGAGCACCTTCTTCGGGCTGCCGTCCGCGTGCGGCTCGTGCACGCCGGCCAGCATGCCCAGGTTGGACCACACGGTGCAGGCCACCTCGACTACGCCGGCGAGTTCCGTGAGGGTGAGGTTTGCTGGCCTGGGCATGAGCTGGCCCTCCGGGACCGCGACGTACTCTGCGTAACCGCCGCCTGCCAGCAGGCAGCCCACTTCCTCGCCCTTCTCGCGGCCCGTGGTGCCGGGGTCTTCGATCACGCCGGCGCACTCGAGGCCGATAATCTCGGATTCGCCCTTCGGCGGCGGGTACTTGCCCTCCGCCTGGACAAGGTCTGCGCGGTTCACGCCGGCAGCGACAATCTTGACCAGTACCTCCCCGTCCTGCAGCTCTGGGGTGGGTACGTCCTGCAGTTCGAGGGAGCGGGGGTTTTCAGCGTCAGTGATTTGGATAGCCTTCATGCGCCCCAGGGTAGTGGAGCA
Above is a genomic segment from Corynebacterium sp. CNCTC7651 containing:
- a CDS encoding NAD(P)H-quinone oxidoreductase gives rise to the protein MKAIQITDAENPRSLELQDVPTPELQDGEVLVKIVAAGVNRADLVQAEGKYPPPKGESEIIGLECAGVIEDPGTTGREKGEEVGCLLAGGGYAEYVAVPEGQLMPRPANLTLTELAGVVEVACTVWSNLGMLAGVHEPHADGSPKKVLIHGGSGGIGSFAIQLCKALGCEVATTAGSAEKLEYCKELGADITINYKEQEFAEELKGWADVILDVVGGPYLEPNVKALALDGQIVVIALQGGPKGEISLGRMMPRRQSLHATTLRARPRPMKADIVASTVEHVWPLIESGQVKPTITGTFPLADAAKAHERMDSGDNTGKLVLEVAEV